The Sulfolobus acidocaldarius DSM 639 genome has a window encoding:
- a CDS encoding hydantoinase B/oxoprolinase family protein → MDQFTLEIIKNGLIVASEEMFYAFGRTARSPVIYEVLDFAVGITDKYGRGLVVQAPGVPGFSGVLDFTIREVMAKWKDEIKPGDMIATNIPYDGGTHLNDVALIMPMFYKDILLGFIVNKGHWSEIGGMHFGSWTSDATEIYQEGLQLPSIKLFIEGKPNRDVIDIIKANSRMPDATLGDMDAQLASMRVAYRRVQRLVMKYGVDNVLTAMDKLIEDGERLSKLRLKELPKGVYEAEDYIDDDGISDNPVYVKVKVTITEDKFIADFTGSSRQVRGPINSPLPATVSAVREIYMAVTDPYAPPNAGYFKPLEVIAPEGSIFNPSRPAPTSTYWESMSYATDLIWKALAPHVNGRLPAGHFLSILATILGGVKEDGEPFAIVEPQPGGWGASNNSDGESGLVASGDGETYIASAEVYEKRMPILVDRLELNVSDGTGHGKYRGGFGIIKDYIVMSEQAYLTVSIGRSKYPTWGVEGGMNGTPNYCMIFKRGEEPKRMRKVASLLLYKGDKVSLRSGGGGGWGNPAERDPNLVLNDVLNEYISVEDAEKIYKVKIKETNGIYEIDWEGTKKIRINK, encoded by the coding sequence ATGGATCAATTTACCTTAGAAATAATTAAGAACGGACTAATAGTAGCTTCTGAAGAAATGTTTTACGCTTTCGGTAGAACCGCCAGAAGTCCTGTAATATATGAAGTGTTAGATTTCGCTGTAGGTATAACTGATAAGTATGGTAGAGGTCTTGTGGTACAAGCTCCAGGTGTCCCAGGATTTTCTGGAGTGTTGGATTTTACCATAAGGGAAGTAATGGCTAAGTGGAAAGATGAGATAAAACCTGGCGATATGATTGCTACTAATATACCATATGATGGTGGAACTCACTTAAACGATGTAGCTCTGATAATGCCGATGTTTTATAAGGATATTCTCCTAGGCTTCATTGTTAATAAAGGACATTGGAGTGAAATAGGAGGAATGCATTTTGGGAGTTGGACGTCAGACGCTACCGAAATATATCAAGAAGGACTTCAGTTACCTTCCATAAAATTATTCATAGAAGGTAAACCCAATAGAGATGTAATTGACATTATAAAGGCTAATTCCAGAATGCCTGATGCCACATTAGGGGACATGGATGCACAATTAGCATCAATGAGAGTAGCATACAGGAGAGTTCAGAGGTTGGTCATGAAATATGGCGTTGATAACGTTTTAACGGCGATGGATAAGCTAATAGAAGATGGAGAGAGATTAAGTAAGTTGAGACTGAAGGAGCTACCTAAGGGTGTATACGAGGCAGAAGATTACATAGACGATGATGGAATATCTGATAATCCAGTTTATGTGAAAGTAAAAGTTACCATTACTGAGGATAAATTTATAGCTGACTTCACTGGAAGTTCTAGGCAGGTTAGAGGACCAATAAATTCTCCATTACCTGCAACAGTCTCTGCAGTGAGAGAAATATATATGGCAGTTACAGATCCTTATGCTCCGCCTAATGCTGGGTATTTTAAACCTCTAGAAGTAATAGCTCCAGAGGGTAGTATATTTAATCCTAGTAGACCAGCTCCAACATCAACCTATTGGGAGTCGATGTCGTATGCTACAGATTTAATATGGAAAGCGTTAGCTCCTCACGTTAACGGAAGACTTCCAGCCGGACATTTCTTATCAATTCTCGCTACCATACTAGGGGGTGTTAAGGAAGATGGAGAACCTTTTGCAATTGTGGAACCACAGCCTGGAGGATGGGGAGCAAGTAATAATTCCGATGGAGAAAGTGGACTGGTAGCTAGTGGGGATGGAGAAACATATATAGCTTCAGCTGAAGTGTACGAAAAGAGGATGCCAATTCTAGTAGATAGATTGGAATTAAACGTTAGTGATGGAACTGGTCATGGAAAATATAGAGGAGGATTTGGAATAATAAAGGACTACATCGTAATGAGTGAACAAGCTTACCTCACAGTTTCAATAGGGAGGTCAAAGTACCCTACATGGGGAGTTGAGGGTGGAATGAATGGGACGCCAAATTATTGTATGATATTTAAGAGAGGAGAAGAACCTAAGAGGATGAGAAAAGTAGCCTCATTATTGCTTTATAAAGGTGATAAAGTAAGTTTAAGAAGCGGAGGAGGTGGAGGTTGGGGTAATCCAGCGGAAAGAGATCCCAATCTGGTTTTAAATGATGTACTCAACGAATATATTAGTGTAGAAGACGCTGAAAAGATCTATAAGGTAAAAATTAAGGAAACTAACGGAATCTATGAGATAGACTGGGAAGGAACTAAGAAGATAAGGATTAACAAGTAA
- a CDS encoding RAMP superfamily CRISPR-associated protein, which yields MITLYKLVFKTPNGLRVGGEDTLKPLKYDNDYVIPSTSLKGIFRRVSEMIVNDKDHMEEHPVEDLSRYQNELKQIESCLNSNCFDMRFKKILKSKGLEDSNDRKEMVRLYLLWNCPVERLYGSEYFASALTISDSVIRQADIVERTHVVIDRKNKKNLEGHLFTEEILNVYKIDVNVVLRDSSQGNSKQAGQSELWLKTLKFMVNVGTFVGGGKSRGIGLMVLDQKESQFAEIKDIYDQPKFAPLQDKLTQVK from the coding sequence ATGATAACTCTTTACAAACTCGTATTTAAAACCCCCAACGGACTGAGGGTGGGCGGTGAGGATACACTAAAGCCACTGAAGTACGATAACGACTATGTCATACCATCAACAAGTCTTAAGGGCATATTCAGGAGAGTGAGTGAGATGATAGTTAACGACAAAGACCATATGGAGGAGCACCCTGTTGAGGACCTGAGTAGATATCAGAACGAGTTGAAACAAATCGAAAGCTGCCTCAATTCAAACTGCTTTGATATGAGGTTTAAGAAAATACTGAAGAGTAAGGGACTAGAGGATTCGAATGACAGGAAAGAAATGGTGAGGTTATATTTACTGTGGAACTGTCCTGTGGAGAGGTTATATGGAAGTGAGTACTTTGCCTCTGCTTTAACTATTTCAGATAGTGTTATAAGGCAGGCTGATATAGTGGAGAGGACGCATGTGGTCATTGACAGGAAGAATAAAAAGAATTTAGAGGGACACCTTTTCACAGAGGAGATACTCAACGTATATAAAATAGACGTCAATGTGGTATTGAGAGACAGTAGTCAGGGAAACAGTAAACAGGCAGGACAGAGCGAATTATGGCTAAAGACCTTAAAGTTCATGGTCAATGTGGGCACATTCGTCGGCGGTGGGAAGTCCAGGGGAATAGGTTTAATGGTGTTAGACCAGAAGGAAAGCCAGTTCGCCGAAATTAAAGACATTTATGACCAACCTAAATTCGCACCCCTTCAGGACAAATTGACCCAGGTAAAGTGA
- a CDS encoding RAMP superfamily CRISPR-associated protein has product MKLQLIKLVVNKYITTQMRKVKNYYFSTTDYIPATTLRGAILAEYYYQKGKIEEDFYVSPAYPQNSAPSHYFSPAEGRKGSEFVEESRILSIKNDEINKGKDMREVMNLGIDKKPRIGVIIKPNEKQKSPNETRYIKYTPSSTILMHVAIDKVSASSFHRMLYAYEYLKFNEMWALAKPGDVIDTVEQIRIGRSRSRIDSIVKVQKVKEVNLEEPDGLTYCLSPCVPSLLGEKLFEIRKLSSGKTLVIGEESYYTGWFTTDTHSGAKPVFKTMKEGSLVYVEHKGDYSKLMPAGLNFMVKIEDLASLLSKVSL; this is encoded by the coding sequence ATGAAACTACAACTCATAAAATTGGTTGTAAACAAGTACATTACCACTCAGATGAGAAAGGTTAAGAACTACTACTTCTCTACCACAGACTATATACCTGCTACTACTCTAAGGGGAGCAATTCTGGCTGAGTACTACTACCAGAAGGGGAAGATCGAAGAGGACTTCTATGTATCACCTGCATATCCACAAAATTCTGCGCCATCTCACTACTTTAGCCCAGCTGAAGGTAGAAAAGGTAGTGAGTTTGTTGAGGAGAGTAGGATATTGAGTATTAAGAACGATGAGATCAATAAAGGGAAGGATATGAGAGAGGTCATGAACCTTGGGATTGACAAGAAGCCAAGGATTGGGGTCATTATTAAGCCCAATGAAAAACAGAAGTCGCCAAATGAGACTAGGTACATAAAGTACACACCAAGTTCAACAATATTAATGCATGTAGCCATAGACAAGGTCTCAGCGTCGTCCTTCCACAGAATGTTATACGCCTATGAGTACTTGAAGTTTAACGAAATGTGGGCTTTAGCTAAGCCTGGAGATGTCATTGACACAGTAGAGCAGATAAGGATTGGTAGGAGTAGAAGCAGAATAGACAGTATTGTAAAGGTCCAGAAAGTAAAAGAGGTTAACTTGGAAGAGCCTGATGGACTAACATACTGTCTCTCACCATGTGTCCCATCATTGCTAGGCGAAAAGCTGTTTGAGATAAGGAAGCTGAGCTCAGGTAAGACCTTGGTGATAGGGGAAGAGTCTTACTACACTGGCTGGTTTACAACAGATACTCACTCTGGTGCAAAACCAGTTTTCAAGACTATGAAGGAGGGGTCCCTTGTGTATGTCGAGCATAAGGGGGACTACAGTAAATTAATGCCTGCGGGGCTAAACTTCATGGTGAAAATAGAAGACTTAGCATCACTCTTGAGTAAGGTGAGCCTATGA
- a CDS encoding RAMP superfamily CRISPR-associated protein, with the protein MEFKMRIKNLTSLTIGGGSVIVGTDIPFSELEIPSSSIKGVLRTAVTQFLPQGFTSCNEVEPKMIRQAHRGKEPCDVCQLFGYPDARTEGCVNFMVETKDLKKYRLMRVSIEDKTQKAKEGALFSQEVVKPGTEVVVNVIYRDNCGERLLKLLLSSVLALRYWRLGRNALVDVKLEEDLCKRVKCDPEMGKIVGLLTNYMW; encoded by the coding sequence ATGGAATTTAAAATGAGAATCAAAAACTTAACCTCTCTGACCATAGGAGGAGGCAGTGTCATAGTAGGTACTGATATACCATTCAGTGAACTTGAGATACCTAGTTCTTCAATAAAGGGGGTTTTACGTACTGCAGTAACCCAGTTCTTACCCCAAGGCTTCACCAGTTGTAATGAGGTAGAGCCAAAAATGATCAGACAAGCCCATAGGGGGAAAGAACCCTGTGACGTATGTCAACTATTCGGTTATCCCGATGCGAGGACTGAGGGATGTGTGAACTTCATGGTCGAGACCAAGGATCTAAAGAAGTACAGGCTCATGAGGGTTTCAATTGAGGACAAGACTCAGAAGGCTAAGGAGGGGGCGCTATTCTCTCAAGAAGTCGTAAAGCCTGGAACTGAAGTAGTAGTAAATGTCATCTACAGGGATAACTGTGGTGAAAGGTTACTAAAACTCCTCTTAAGTTCTGTCCTTGCACTGAGGTATTGGAGGTTAGGGAGGAACGCACTAGTCGATGTGAAGTTAGAAGAGGATTTATGTAAAAGGGTTAAGTGTGACCCAGAAATGGGGAAAATTGTGGGTTTACTCACAAACTACATGTGGTGA
- a CDS encoding HD domain-containing protein, which yields MTLRGKLILPEFEVKFVEENKVKALREKIINIITQISNLSCEIAGNDERQAMNILADLLALIYKAPMILSYAPSLPSSKYSANAFEYLLYYVILRHKYGKELMITPDLGVKDLMDKLEKLPAETVRNLKSFFQSFKDLMDIYEALLYTPADTRPGFNFTSLASHLQLTSLVVWAMQQQTYDQSQLRVAALLHDIGKLVNPEHHVRESVDILEEVLRKSTGELCIKGGIEKIRDEVLHHHGQIQTILNMADDVAASHDRISPIVMEGLDNLNLSVKECYSKRGEDSFNCLESKGAQEYEKASKELYKYLSSVLLDPSVIQKDEAKVLKYLNDVKPAQTPKSTQQASANTTSRNPIAYLVYVDFPGIQKFITNFPGLREMSFASFLVDFITSVYAFALIDSKFRDLGKSMLPVEALLSGYGGHSYIVVRADLDKPDIEGLFKNLKLEEELDAKLNVTVLDFMYDNEILGINKISEEIGKQSYNRYLLDFNERLYSYGLHETCSYCGIRPAVDDVPISPDEKERLCKRCKLVRELSSNRGFSAKTDTTYMIDGSFIRPADLAKSIFKGKDSSEGEYLNYAMEFIAGWKNENDKKYISLVKADGNYAGIIFSATVTFSDYVDRSFRLDYGIKKAFYETLKELHEKETSSANAQSSTGNSLVPRVLSGVLYLGGDDIMLMSPSVIAIQFAVRLFKKAQEYTGFTFKVGVLTVKPDHPVQFAYQAVNELMERAKIGHLNGSPVAMSSIAAMLFSNSLANRNVIDTEINKYSGSKHNEIKYKFLVVSNPLENVEEFLKSFGLEDFKELVNLYNNEREGRNKVKEVLRPIQDVVGYLSTINKENKGSEDIFFKGLAYMVRQRARVKENQSNTDSQRKVLSTLLQNTKISNDGGSAPLYDYYFILKSILAGLGEA from the coding sequence ATGACTCTCAGAGGTAAGCTTATACTCCCTGAGTTCGAAGTCAAATTCGTAGAGGAAAATAAAGTCAAAGCCCTTAGAGAGAAGATAATAAACATCATAACTCAAATATCCAATCTGTCCTGTGAAATTGCAGGTAATGACGAAAGGCAAGCCATGAACATATTAGCTGACCTGTTGGCTCTGATCTACAAGGCTCCCATGATATTATCATATGCTCCCTCTTTGCCTTCATCCAAGTATTCAGCTAATGCCTTTGAATACCTCCTGTACTATGTGATCCTCAGACACAAATATGGTAAGGAGCTCATGATAACTCCAGATTTAGGTGTAAAGGACCTCATGGATAAACTAGAAAAGTTACCTGCTGAGACAGTAAGAAATCTTAAGAGCTTCTTCCAGTCGTTTAAGGACTTAATGGATATCTATGAAGCGCTTCTGTACACCCCTGCTGACACTAGACCAGGGTTTAATTTCACTTCACTAGCCTCACATTTACAATTAACCTCCTTAGTGGTCTGGGCAATGCAACAACAGACTTATGACCAAAGTCAACTCAGGGTCGCAGCGTTATTACATGACATAGGAAAACTGGTAAATCCTGAACACCATGTAAGAGAATCTGTTGATATCCTAGAGGAGGTTTTGCGCAAATCAACAGGTGAATTATGCATAAAGGGTGGGATCGAAAAAATAAGGGACGAAGTATTACATCACCATGGTCAAATACAGACGATCTTAAATATGGCTGACGATGTGGCTGCATCCCATGATAGGATAAGTCCTATCGTAATGGAAGGTCTTGATAATCTAAACCTTTCAGTAAAAGAGTGTTACTCTAAAAGAGGCGAAGATTCCTTCAACTGTTTAGAAAGTAAGGGTGCTCAGGAGTATGAAAAGGCTAGCAAAGAGCTCTACAAATACTTAAGCTCAGTCTTACTTGACCCAAGTGTAATTCAGAAAGATGAAGCAAAAGTATTGAAGTACCTGAATGACGTAAAACCAGCACAAACCCCTAAGAGCACACAGCAAGCTTCAGCGAACACCACATCAAGGAATCCCATAGCTTATCTTGTATATGTGGACTTTCCAGGTATACAGAAATTCATAACTAATTTCCCAGGACTCAGGGAGATGTCCTTTGCGAGCTTTCTAGTTGATTTTATAACCTCCGTCTATGCCTTTGCCTTAATTGACAGCAAATTCCGAGACTTAGGTAAATCCATGTTACCAGTAGAGGCACTACTTAGCGGTTATGGCGGACACTCCTATATTGTTGTAAGGGCTGACCTCGATAAGCCTGATATTGAAGGTCTGTTTAAGAACTTGAAGTTAGAGGAAGAGCTGGACGCTAAATTAAATGTGACTGTATTGGACTTTATGTACGATAATGAAATCCTGGGAATTAACAAAATAAGCGAGGAGATCGGAAAACAATCATACAATAGGTATTTGCTCGACTTTAACGAGAGGCTCTACTCATACGGTCTTCACGAAACCTGTTCCTACTGTGGCATAAGACCTGCAGTGGACGATGTACCTATTTCGCCTGATGAGAAAGAAAGACTGTGTAAGAGGTGCAAGCTAGTCAGGGAGCTATCTAGTAACAGAGGGTTTAGTGCTAAGACTGATACTACATACATGATAGATGGGAGCTTTATTAGACCTGCTGACTTAGCCAAGAGTATATTCAAAGGCAAAGACAGTAGCGAGGGTGAATACCTGAACTACGCAATGGAATTCATTGCTGGTTGGAAAAATGAAAACGACAAAAAGTACATCTCGCTTGTTAAGGCTGACGGAAACTACGCTGGAATAATATTTTCCGCAACAGTTACGTTCTCAGACTATGTGGACAGAAGCTTTAGACTGGACTACGGAATTAAAAAAGCCTTCTACGAAACCTTGAAGGAACTTCACGAGAAGGAAACTAGTTCTGCTAATGCACAAAGTAGTACAGGAAACTCCCTAGTACCTAGAGTGCTTTCAGGAGTACTCTACTTAGGTGGAGACGATATTATGTTAATGTCCCCGTCAGTGATAGCAATACAATTTGCAGTGAGGTTGTTCAAGAAGGCTCAGGAGTATACAGGCTTTACATTTAAGGTTGGTGTTTTAACTGTGAAACCGGATCATCCTGTCCAATTTGCTTATCAAGCAGTAAATGAGTTGATGGAAAGAGCTAAGATAGGGCATCTAAATGGCTCTCCTGTAGCAATGTCTTCAATTGCAGCAATGTTATTCTCCAACAGTTTAGCTAATCGAAATGTCATAGACACTGAGATCAACAAGTACTCTGGGAGTAAACATAATGAGATTAAGTATAAGTTCTTAGTTGTCTCAAACCCTCTTGAAAATGTAGAGGAATTCCTTAAGTCCTTTGGTCTAGAGGACTTTAAGGAGTTAGTGAACTTGTACAACAACGAAAGGGAAGGGAGGAATAAGGTTAAGGAAGTACTTAGACCTATACAGGACGTTGTTGGTTACCTCTCCACAATTAATAAGGAGAACAAGGGCAGTGAGGATATCTTCTTCAAGGGCTTAGCTTACATGGTAAGGCAAAGAGCAAGGGTAAAGGAAAACCAGAGCAATACTGACAGTCAGAGAAAAGTACTCTCGACATTATTACAGAATACCAAGATTTCAAACGACGGTGGGAGTGCACCACTATACGACTATTATTTCATACTAAAGTCAATATTAGCAGGCTTAGGTGAAGCGTGA
- a CDS encoding RAMP superfamily CRISPR-associated protein has translation MKVESELLHVGGGKYTISLNKGISKKDVDQWIDSVLKGSVPDLSGYFNPPIHEFNKYSDGRLVIPGATIKGMVRTRLELSIPDSCYVVNRQSNYSSPRYINIFRPAFRRYYHKFPQVCVVDDLLGTAKLASRVNFTDFVGSNVKVKKVNINNEDYECAEKGSTFTGKVLFRSIRRPEEIGMLLYGFGFRLVNGKLQQKIQLLGRFKYIDKRFGRVSFSIRSSSLTGGKIDLSQALQKFVSSYRPRDFNEAW, from the coding sequence ATGAAAGTGGAGTCAGAGTTACTACATGTCGGAGGGGGTAAGTACACAATATCCTTGAATAAAGGGATATCTAAAAAAGACGTAGACCAGTGGATAGATAGTGTATTAAAGGGCAGTGTACCAGATCTATCGGGCTACTTTAATCCTCCAATTCACGAATTCAATAAGTATTCTGATGGTAGGTTAGTAATACCAGGTGCAACCATAAAAGGAATGGTGAGGACTAGACTGGAGTTGTCAATTCCAGACTCCTGTTATGTGGTGAATAGGCAATCAAATTACTCTTCACCTCGTTATATAAACATATTCAGACCAGCCTTTAGGAGATACTATCATAAGTTTCCTCAAGTATGTGTTGTTGATGACCTGTTAGGCACTGCTAAGCTCGCTAGTAGGGTCAACTTCACAGACTTTGTTGGGAGTAATGTAAAAGTCAAGAAAGTAAACATTAATAATGAAGACTATGAGTGCGCAGAGAAGGGCTCTACTTTCACAGGTAAAGTCTTATTCAGATCTATAAGGAGACCTGAGGAGATAGGTATGTTGTTGTATGGGTTTGGTTTCAGGTTAGTGAATGGAAAATTGCAACAGAAGATTCAGCTACTAGGTAGGTTTAAGTATATTGATAAGAGGTTTGGTAGGGTCTCTTTCTCCATAAGGTCTTCGTCATTGACAGGCGGTAAGATAGACTTAAGCCAGGCATTACAGAAATTCGTAAGTTCATATCGACCTAGAGATTTCAATGAGGCTTGGTAA
- the csx7 gene encoding type III CRISPR-associated RAMP protein Csx7, which translates to MVSAFIQRNVIQRIITIEGQVVVISPLRVGAGKSAISPGELARDVVLKDSTGRPVIPGSSWKGVFRSAGERILNSKGVKVCTGIGRDICLRNYGKYEDFQRFLKSDIRQAIDTFWKYTCLNCKLFGTMSVSGMVNFLDSLPIDYKLNVRTMVAISRTEGASARSALVQVEYVEPNSKFEFKLMGRNLPNYVVGYLLTIMKNIHDGLTQIGGHKTRGFGFVKFGNLKLTISGDPKIGEEDKEVPQGLNNVQGEGDDFFNKVKPYMEVFQNVKIPYPVSG; encoded by the coding sequence TTGGTCAGTGCTTTTATCCAGAGGAATGTAATACAGAGGATCATAACAATTGAGGGACAGGTTGTTGTAATATCTCCCCTAAGGGTAGGGGCTGGAAAGTCAGCTATATCTCCGGGGGAACTGGCAAGAGATGTGGTACTAAAGGACTCAACTGGTAGACCAGTAATTCCAGGGTCAAGCTGGAAAGGTGTCTTTAGGTCCGCAGGAGAGAGGATACTTAACTCTAAGGGCGTGAAAGTGTGTACTGGAATAGGGAGAGATATCTGCTTGAGAAACTATGGTAAGTATGAGGATTTTCAACGATTCCTAAAGAGTGATATAAGGCAAGCTATCGACACTTTCTGGAAATACACTTGTCTTAACTGTAAGCTTTTTGGAACAATGAGCGTAAGCGGAATGGTTAACTTCTTGGATTCACTACCTATAGATTACAAACTAAACGTTAGGACAATGGTGGCTATAAGCAGGACAGAGGGTGCATCTGCAAGAAGTGCTCTAGTGCAGGTAGAGTACGTCGAGCCAAACTCTAAATTTGAGTTTAAACTCATGGGGAGAAACTTGCCAAATTACGTTGTAGGCTATCTCCTCACAATAATGAAGAATATACATGATGGGCTAACCCAAATTGGTGGTCATAAGACCAGAGGATTTGGATTCGTGAAGTTTGGTAATCTTAAGCTAACAATAAGCGGTGACCCTAAGATTGGTGAAGAGGACAAGGAGGTCCCCCAAGGTCTAAACAATGTTCAAGGGGAAGGAGATGATTTCTTCAATAAGGTAAAGCCGTATATGGAGGTGTTCCAGAACGTCAAGATTCCATACCCAGTCTCAGGCTAA
- a CDS encoding UbiD family decarboxylase, protein MNIRDFIERVRELGLLREVKGASWDLEIGAITDLNAKRRKFTLLFDEIKDYPKGYRVLTGALLDYRRVSLALNLPANSDIELVKKLRERLAYASKEYANYSPREVSDSPLLENVDVGEKVDLFKFPSPKWHEHDGGRYIGTADAVVTKDPESEWVNVGAYRVMLVDKNRLAIFIDSPHHGRIHMEKYLRQGKKCPIVISFSPPLDLFIFSGMEVPQGVSEYNFSGAVTGKRVDVLRGEDTGLPIPAESEIAIEGYITGELTDEGPFGEFMGYYAGGRMKNPVIEVKRVYYRNDPILLGTTPGIPPYDYSYFRCPIRSAMIWDMLERIGIRDVKGVWAHEVGFSRALVVVAIKQAFAGHQTMLGHILAISPLTSYGGRYVIVVDEDIDPSDLNQVVWALCTRTDPANSIEVVKNVPSTPLDPMAERKENVKEYVSSRAIIYATKPFNKSFPLEIKVSEDLVKKIKENWSEIFQ, encoded by the coding sequence ATGAATATACGAGATTTTATCGAGAGAGTGAGGGAACTAGGTCTCCTCAGAGAAGTCAAAGGTGCAAGTTGGGACTTAGAGATAGGAGCCATTACAGACCTAAACGCTAAGAGGAGGAAATTCACCCTACTCTTTGACGAAATTAAGGACTACCCTAAGGGTTACAGGGTTCTGACAGGTGCATTATTGGACTACAGGAGGGTGAGCTTAGCCCTGAATCTTCCTGCAAATAGTGATATAGAGCTGGTCAAGAAGTTGAGGGAGAGGCTGGCTTATGCTTCAAAGGAGTATGCGAACTACTCCCCCAGAGAGGTGAGCGACTCTCCCCTGTTAGAGAACGTTGACGTTGGCGAAAAGGTTGACCTATTCAAATTCCCTTCCCCTAAATGGCATGAGCATGACGGTGGAAGATATATAGGCACAGCTGATGCTGTTGTGACAAAGGACCCTGAGTCAGAGTGGGTAAATGTTGGGGCTTACAGAGTTATGTTAGTGGATAAGAACAGATTAGCAATTTTCATAGACTCTCCTCACCACGGTAGGATACACATGGAGAAATACCTTAGACAGGGTAAGAAGTGTCCCATAGTTATCTCTTTCTCTCCACCTCTTGACCTCTTCATCTTCTCGGGAATGGAAGTGCCCCAGGGTGTCTCTGAGTACAATTTCTCAGGAGCTGTGACGGGAAAGAGGGTTGACGTCTTGAGAGGAGAGGATACAGGGTTACCTATCCCTGCTGAGAGCGAGATCGCAATTGAGGGGTACATTACGGGAGAGTTAACTGATGAGGGACCCTTTGGAGAGTTCATGGGATATTATGCAGGGGGAAGGATGAAGAACCCAGTCATTGAGGTAAAGAGGGTTTATTACAGGAACGACCCAATACTCCTTGGTACTACTCCAGGTATTCCACCCTATGATTACTCTTACTTCAGGTGTCCGATAAGATCTGCAATGATCTGGGATATGTTAGAGAGAATTGGGATAAGGGATGTAAAGGGAGTTTGGGCACATGAGGTGGGATTCTCCAGGGCTCTGGTGGTTGTGGCAATAAAACAGGCGTTTGCTGGTCACCAGACCATGTTGGGGCATATACTAGCTATAAGCCCACTGACTTCCTACGGGGGGAGGTATGTAATAGTGGTGGATGAAGACATAGACCCCTCAGATTTAAATCAGGTGGTTTGGGCTCTGTGCACTAGGACTGATCCAGCCAACTCAATCGAGGTTGTAAAGAATGTACCAAGTACACCTCTGGACCCAATGGCTGAGAGAAAAGAGAATGTAAAAGAGTACGTCTCCTCTAGGGCAATAATTTATGCGACTAAGCCTTTCAACAAAAGCTTTCCTCTAGAGATTAAGGTGAGTGAAGACCTGGTAAAGAAGATAAAAGAGAACTGGAGTGAGATTTTTCAATGA
- a CDS encoding cyclase family protein, whose amino-acid sequence MIYNFEEELRRAPKNWGRWGKDDEIGTLNFVTRDHILRSLMTARTGKTFTLGLWINRKEGDPVWIGRRPTVHLMTKDEGTYISGKAEPRPGGGKSADDIVIMHLQGSTQVDALGHYWKDNTLYNGFDSRTTIGGLAKDDVSKLAERGILGRGVLLDVARHKGKGSLDKGEMISFSDLLDTAKEEGVKINKHDIILVRTGFLKTFYEKGPNEFYKDFSEPGITYERELVKWFYENEFIAYGSDTIASEQTYSSTLGIMLPLHIFFLNYLGLPIMEMLWLEELAKDCAEDGQYDFFFIASPLKVIGGTGSPINPIVIK is encoded by the coding sequence ATGATATATAACTTTGAAGAAGAGTTAAGGAGAGCCCCTAAGAACTGGGGAAGGTGGGGAAAAGACGATGAGATCGGGACTCTCAATTTCGTCACAAGAGACCACATACTGAGATCACTGATGACTGCGAGGACTGGGAAGACTTTCACTTTAGGCTTATGGATCAATAGAAAGGAGGGAGATCCAGTCTGGATAGGTAGAAGACCCACAGTACACTTGATGACAAAGGACGAAGGAACCTATATTTCAGGAAAGGCTGAACCAAGACCAGGGGGAGGAAAGTCTGCAGATGATATTGTCATAATGCACTTACAGGGCAGTACACAGGTTGACGCATTGGGTCATTACTGGAAGGACAACACGTTATACAACGGCTTTGACTCCAGGACGACTATCGGTGGTCTAGCCAAGGACGACGTAAGTAAGTTAGCTGAGAGGGGTATTTTAGGTAGGGGTGTTTTACTTGACGTAGCTAGACATAAGGGTAAAGGGAGTTTAGATAAGGGTGAAATGATATCTTTCTCTGACTTACTGGACACTGCTAAGGAGGAGGGCGTAAAGATTAACAAGCATGATATAATCCTGGTAAGGACGGGTTTCCTGAAGACTTTCTATGAGAAGGGTCCAAATGAGTTTTACAAGGACTTCAGTGAGCCAGGAATTACCTATGAGCGTGAGCTGGTGAAGTGGTTTTATGAAAACGAGTTCATAGCTTATGGTAGTGACACAATAGCCTCAGAGCAGACATACTCCTCCACACTGGGGATAATGCTTCCCTTGCACATATTCTTCCTCAACTACTTGGGGCTACCTATAATGGAGATGCTATGGCTAGAGGAGTTGGCTAAGGATTGTGCTGAAGACGGTCAGTATGATTTCTTCTTCATAGCCTCCCCTCTTAAGGTCATAGGCGGAACTGGATCTCCAATAAACCCCATAGTGATCAAGTGA